A single genomic interval of Microbulbifer variabilis harbors:
- the pcp gene encoding pyroglutamyl-peptidase I: MTKVLVTGFEPFGHTPINPAESVMRVLDGTRIGSAEVCGLLVPNNFFECIEIVTRAINELRPQIVMMLGEYAGRAVITVERIAQNYNDSTRYRLKDNRGVEMQDEPTIPNGPVAYRSNLPLRAMVKAMRNAGAPADISDTAATFCCNHLMYGVLHYIITNQLDIRAGWIHLPQLPQVAALAENIGTPSMSRETAALGVHAGIEAALGHTEDIDEPILSKPQI; encoded by the coding sequence ATGACAAAAGTTCTTGTTACTGGATTTGAACCCTTTGGCCATACACCAATCAACCCGGCCGAATCCGTGATGCGTGTACTGGATGGCACCCGTATTGGCAGCGCTGAAGTCTGCGGTCTACTTGTACCAAATAATTTTTTCGAATGTATCGAGATCGTCACGAGGGCTATTAACGAACTTCGCCCACAAATAGTGATGATGCTCGGTGAATATGCCGGCCGTGCAGTTATCACTGTAGAGAGAATCGCACAAAACTATAATGACTCAACACGCTACCGCCTTAAAGATAACCGCGGGGTGGAGATGCAGGATGAGCCCACCATACCCAATGGCCCGGTGGCCTATCGCAGTAATCTACCGCTTCGCGCCATGGTGAAAGCCATGCGCAATGCCGGCGCTCCCGCAGATATTTCCGACACTGCCGCCACCTTCTGCTGTAACCACCTGATGTACGGGGTACTTCACTATATTATTACCAATCAGCTGGATATTCGCGCAGGCTGGATACACCTTCCTCAATTACCTCAAGTAGCCGCGCTGGCAGAAAACATCGGCACTCCCAGCATGTCGAGAGAGACAGCGGCTCTCGGAGTGCATGCCGGAATTGAAGCTGCACTGGGGCACACTGAGGATATTGATGAACCTATTCTCTCCAAGCCCCAAATTTAG
- a CDS encoding cupin domain-containing protein, protein MGLNLRRVVTGHDNSGRPIVVLDDSGEHISSWRSYMEQQQFWTTVELPVEIDSENSDKGAREVGTVIPGGSIFKVVEFGPGVTPRIHRTDSLDYAIVLSGEIDMEMGEDTVIHLSEGDALIQRATVHNWVNRGDKPCRIAFVLISAQGDTAIG, encoded by the coding sequence ATGGGGCTAAATTTAAGGCGTGTAGTAACAGGGCATGATAATTCTGGTAGACCTATTGTGGTTCTAGATGACAGCGGTGAACATATATCTAGCTGGCGCTCGTATATGGAACAGCAACAATTCTGGACAACAGTTGAGCTGCCCGTAGAGATTGACTCAGAGAATAGTGATAAGGGCGCACGTGAGGTTGGCACTGTGATACCTGGTGGCTCAATCTTCAAGGTGGTGGAGTTTGGTCCTGGGGTAACTCCTCGTATACACCGCACAGATAGCTTGGATTATGCAATTGTACTCTCCGGAGAGATCGACATGGAGATGGGGGAGGATACGGTAATCCACTTATCGGAAGGTGATGCTTTAATTCAGCGAGCTACCGTTCATAACTGGGTCAATCGGGGAGATAAACCCTGCAGAATTGCGTTCGTATTAATCAGTGCCCAGGGCGATACTGCTATCGGTTAG